The proteins below come from a single Ktedonobacterales bacterium genomic window:
- a CDS encoding tRNA-dihydrouridine synthase, producing MSSFWQTLPQPIIALAPMDGVSDAPFRQVHAEIGRPDIVFTEFTNVEGLWRGDVRLLDAFLFDDAERPVVAQIFGATPQDFYRSAIMVCELGFDGVDINMGCPSKCVTGKGGGAALIREPLLAQEIVRAVKRGVEDWANGQTLEGIGLASERIARIRQMNAARHAPTARRLLPVSVKTRLGYDSIVIEDWVKVLLEVEPVAISLHGRTLRQMYTGSANWDAIGRAAAIVRQTPTLILGNGDIHTVEDARRRILETGVHGVLIGRASMGNPWLFRDLRAMRATLAAPHLGASGTGALHDGTLAPAARPTSQERLRTALYHARLFARLLPGHRWVELRKHLSWYCRDFFDAVSLRRQLVQTNSLTEVEDLIGDNLNHETSQEERALLLTSRGSR from the coding sequence GTGTCCTCGTTCTGGCAGACCCTTCCACAGCCCATCATTGCCCTGGCCCCTATGGACGGGGTAAGCGACGCGCCTTTTCGGCAGGTTCACGCCGAAATTGGCCGCCCCGACATCGTGTTCACCGAGTTCACCAATGTAGAGGGACTCTGGCGCGGTGATGTGCGGCTGCTGGACGCCTTCCTGTTCGATGACGCGGAGCGTCCGGTAGTCGCGCAAATCTTCGGCGCGACGCCGCAGGACTTTTATCGCTCCGCGATCATGGTCTGCGAACTGGGCTTCGATGGCGTGGACATCAACATGGGCTGCCCCTCCAAATGTGTCACCGGCAAGGGCGGCGGCGCGGCGCTCATCCGCGAGCCGCTGCTGGCGCAAGAGATCGTGCGCGCCGTCAAACGGGGCGTGGAGGATTGGGCCAACGGCCAGACATTGGAAGGCATCGGCCTGGCGTCGGAACGCATCGCGCGCATCCGCCAGATGAACGCGGCCCGGCACGCGCCCACTGCGCGGCGGCTTCTGCCAGTCTCCGTCAAGACACGCCTGGGCTATGACTCGATTGTCATCGAGGATTGGGTCAAGGTGCTGCTGGAGGTGGAGCCGGTAGCGATCTCGCTCCATGGGCGCACGCTGCGCCAGATGTATACCGGATCAGCCAATTGGGACGCCATCGGACGAGCAGCCGCCATCGTGCGCCAGACGCCTACCCTCATCCTGGGCAACGGAGACATCCACACCGTCGAAGACGCCCGCCGCCGCATTCTGGAAACAGGTGTGCATGGCGTCCTCATTGGCCGCGCCAGCATGGGCAACCCCTGGCTGTTCCGCGACCTGCGGGCCATGCGCGCCACCCTGGCGGCCCCCCACCTGGGAGCCAGCGGCACGGGCGCTCTACATGACGGGACGCTCGCTCCAGCCGCGCGCCCTACCAGCCAGGAACGCTTGCGCACCGCCCTCTATCACGCTCGCCTGTTCGCCAGGCTGCTGCCCGGCCACCGCTGGGTTGAACTGCGCAAGCACCTTTCCTGGTACTGCCGCGATTTCTTCGATGCTGTCTCGCTGCGCCGACAGCTTGTCCAGACCAACAGCCTGACCGAAGTGGAAGACCTCATCGGGGACAACCTGAACCACGAAACCAGCCAGGAAGAGCGGGCGCTGCTGCTTACGTCGCGGGGTTCGCGCTGA
- a CDS encoding aminoglycoside phosphotransferase family protein gives MREKPSIQEKDLRACLQEQYHLSAATLEFLPLGLDSRSGVYRVVSEQGTPYLLKARAGSFYEPSCLVPRSLRDQGIASVVAPLPTQRNALWTQAGEWTVIVYPFIEGETGWNPGMTDGQWRAAGTTLKQIHGAMLPAEGVPSLRKEAFDPTEYARWVRSFATQQARAEGGSRVEQALRACWVAHQPTIQAAVTSLETLADVLQRRSGPRVICHADLHPGNMIRDQTGQVFVIDWEDVMLAPKERDFLFVGEPPADGSAGEDTAPFFQGYGQTEIDWIALTYYRWERVITDLIEDAGQVFFRDDLGEESRADAVQRFSDTFAAGYQVDVAWAAAAHLPSDLSFLSRPQ, from the coding sequence ATGCGGGAAAAACCGAGCATTCAAGAGAAAGACCTGCGCGCCTGCTTGCAGGAACAGTATCATCTTTCAGCCGCCACGCTTGAGTTTTTGCCCCTGGGGCTGGACAGCAGGTCGGGGGTGTATCGCGTGGTGAGCGAGCAAGGGACTCCCTATTTACTCAAAGCCAGGGCTGGATCGTTCTACGAACCCAGTTGTCTGGTTCCTCGCTCTCTCCGAGATCAAGGAATCGCGTCGGTGGTAGCTCCCCTTCCCACGCAGAGAAACGCCTTGTGGACCCAGGCAGGGGAATGGACGGTGATTGTATACCCCTTTATCGAGGGGGAAACAGGCTGGAACCCAGGCATGACCGATGGGCAGTGGAGGGCGGCGGGAACGACCCTCAAGCAGATTCACGGGGCCATGCTGCCCGCTGAGGGCGTTCCGTCTCTGCGTAAAGAGGCGTTTGACCCGACGGAGTATGCTCGTTGGGTACGATCATTTGCAACACAGCAAGCGCGTGCTGAAGGGGGCAGCAGAGTTGAGCAGGCGCTTCGTGCTTGTTGGGTGGCGCACCAGCCCACGATTCAGGCGGCAGTGACTTCTCTGGAAACGCTGGCAGATGTGCTGCAAAGGCGATCAGGGCCGCGCGTCATCTGCCACGCTGACTTGCATCCAGGCAATATGATCCGTGACCAGACCGGCCAGGTCTTTGTGATTGATTGGGAGGATGTAATGCTGGCCCCCAAAGAGCGCGATTTCCTCTTTGTGGGGGAACCGCCAGCGGATGGCTCAGCGGGAGAGGACACCGCCCCTTTTTTTCAAGGGTACGGGCAGACGGAGATAGATTGGATCGCGCTCACGTATTATCGCTGGGAACGGGTTATTACAGACCTGATCGAGGACGCTGGGCAAGTGTTTTTCCGGGATGATCTCGGAGAAGAATCCAGGGCTGATGCCGTCCAGCGGTTCAGCGACACCTTTGCGGCAGGCTATCAAGTGGATGTGGCCTGGGCCGCTGCGGCCCATCTCCCATCAGACCTCAGCTTTCTCAGTAGACCACAATAG